The Cannabis sativa cultivar Pink pepper isolate KNU-18-1 chromosome 8, ASM2916894v1, whole genome shotgun sequence genomic interval GAGTAGAAGGAAACTGGTTTTTCTCTGTTTGCTATCCAAACTACACTCCGAGAAGGATCCACTTGGTACCATATGCCTACATAGTAGTTTTCATTGTTACCTGGGCTAAAGAATCCAAGCACAAACACCCCACCTGCAGAGACAATGGTTGAAAACCCATTCAGGGTTTGGTTTGAAGAGATTGTATCACCTCCTGTTCTTACTGAGAAATTGGTTTTGACAAACAGACATAAGAACTGAATCACTAAGATAAAGATTCGGTTGGACTTGGAAATCAACATGGTATAACTATCAATTGAAGACCCAGAAGACGTGATCTGTAGAAGAAGTAGAAGAGAAGTTATATGTGATCTGATTCAATCAATTGTTGCACTACTTACCCCAAATAAACTGTTTATTGTTTCTCTGCACTGCACTTGGAAAAGTCTTCCTTATAAAAGATTATCATCTTGAATTCTAAGTGTGAAATAAGTTAAAACTTaccttttaattatttcatcacTCTTGAACTTTTATCACAAGCTGATGTGGGTGTTTGTTTTGATTGCCACATAATCCAGTCATCCAATTATTCAAATGTGAACATCAACTCTTCTCTATATATTTTTGAGGAAGTCATAAATATcgtcaatataaaataaaagttataagtCAATACTAACCTTACCGAGTACAGAGCACTTGTGGAGGCCCTCAAAGAAGTGTTAATTTTCTTCTCAACTGTTTTCCTATCCCACAttagtagaaaaataaatacaGCTGCTCACAACGTAACTCAAACTTATATTAAGTTAGTTAACACTTGGTATTAGTCTGACAGTGACCTTTTCCCTAACCTAACAGGTCACTCTCCTCtcaaaaaattgtttaatttgTGAAGAGAAGTGCTACCGTCAATTTTCTGTTACAATTTCTTAGTCAATCTTCACGTTCAAAAATACATGTCGGTatattctttttcaattttttttttcacaggggtgttcgttatgcttacaacatcactcctgtaaatttttgaacctgtaaatttttgaaaaatttcgaacAGTTTACAGTGCCGAAAATACATTTAAAGTTTTTTGAATGCGCGTGATAAACTGGAATATCAGGAACTCTGTTTTCcgtactgtaaactattcggaatttttcaaaaatttatagggATGATATTGTAACTATAATGAATAccgctataaaaaaaaattaaaaaaaatatttcgacatGTGATTTCGGACGTAGAGGTTGACTAAGAGATTGTAATAAGATGTTGTAATTAGGATTCCTCATTTTTGAATATGTGGGGACTGGGGAGTGTTTTCTTTTAACAATATACTAATAAATTATGGTGGTATTtcgtaatattttttaaattttatttttgaaaaataaaaagaataattagCAATTTTGTCCCTTGAATTTTTGACAATACTCGTTTTGGCTCCGAAAATATACTGTTTGTTAAGAATTTCCTGAACTTTTATATTTATAGCAATTTAATCCTTCTGTTAGGCTCCGTTTCATTATTCCGTTTAAATGATGATGTGTCTTTCCTAATTAGTAACTTTGACAACTATCAAATTGTACcctctcaaaataaaaatgagaaaaatttaacattttttttagtaaatcttaaaaaattatttaaatcttaagaaaattattttgaatgattaagaaaattaaaaataaattaaaattttaaaaccaattaagcaatataaaagattatttattttttattagaaaattcatttagatattaaaaaaaatatattaaaaattcaattttgtaaaaactaaattttacggGAATAAACTtgagtatattttattttcataaaaaaaatatagatttgtttaagtaaacataatatttttttagtttaatttatatcttttttcaaaataattttatatttttattaaatttttaattattttacattatttgttaagatataaatatataattataaataagtttgattttttcttcaGGATATcttagtttatttaaattattcattagaatctcaataattttggtttgattttttaagatgcgtaatgataaataaaataaagtttaaaaatacattttaagtaaaattaatatttttatctaatttgtttaataatttttattatttttttgaattaataaaatattataattactttaaaagatagaatattattattttaaaattatttttttttaataaaaggggGCAAAATTTTGTAATGGTCAAAGTTTAACGGTAAAAGAAACAGAACCTAACAGAAGGGGCATAATTAtataattgttatattttagggagaatttttaacaaagTCGTATATTTTAAAAGGCAATATCAGGTAGTGCTAAAAGTTTAGAGGGTAAAAATGTTAATTATTcaaacaaaaatgtgttctataactaattttgtttttcaattttaaaaacaaaaaacaaaagtgtattccgtaaatattatttttatttttatgggtaaatggcggcaaaaccctcaatactttcgttttggtttcactaaacccccacaacccaaatttctgcgggtaaacccccaaaaccactattctgttagcaatttaccctttccgtccaaatttagctgttaagtgccaggttagcttgtccacgtggacacaatatacacgtggcacaattttattgatccacgtaaataattatattaaaaaaaattaaaaagttaaaaataaaattaatttaaaattaaaaaaaattataaataaaaaataaataattttcttttttttttctttctttttttcctttctttttctttctttttttttctttaatttcttttttttttggccgaaacgattctctctctctctctctctctctctctctctctctctatcactCTCGATCtcgtctctctttctctcttgtttGGGTTTTCAATCTAGGGATTTCAAAACCCTTGGGCGGCCTCTCCACCCTCACTGAAATTGATACAATACCCAGACATTAATAGAACAAAATTTTGAATACAAAATACCCAGAAATTGATACAATACCCATATCCATAtacaaaattgataaaataccTAGAAATTGATACAATACCCATATACAAATTTTGAACAGAAAATACCCAGAAATTCCGACTCGGTCTTCTTCTCCACTGAGATTGAGTTGCAGCACCGACAACTCGGACCGGACTCGCCGCAGCAGGGAGGGTTCTTGGGTGGAACTTCGCCGGCTCTGGTGGTGAAAGACCAAGGGAACGTGAGTTTGGTGGACGGTTCTTCTTCGGTGGTGGTGGAGTCGTCTCGACCTTCGTCTGGATATGGATCAACCTTTGTCTCGACTGGTTTTCTCCGTCGGACCAAATGGGTCTGAAGAGGAGCATATGGGTTTTGAGGTTGGGGTTCAGTGAGGGTCGAGAGGCCGCCTAAGGATTTTGAAAACCCTAGATTGAAAACCCAaccaagagagaaagagagacgagatcgagagagagagagagagagagagagagagagagaatcgtTTCAgccaaaaaaaagaaagaaaaagaaaaagaaaggaaaaaaagaaagaaaaaaaaaagaaaattatttattttttatttataattttctttacttttaaattaattttatttttaattttttaatttttttaatataattatttacgtggaccaataaaattgtgtcacgtgtatattgtgtccacgtggacaagCTAACCTGACACTTAACAGCTAAATTTGGATGGAAAGggtaaattgctaacagaatagtagttttgggggtttacctGCAGAAATTTGCGTTGTGGGGGTTTAGTGAAACCAAAACGAAAGTATTGGGGGGTTTTGCAGCCATTTAccctatttttatttattgattttatttaagtcgggtctagggaTGTGAGGATCGGggttgggttcgagttcggTTTCTAAGATCTATATTAGGATTAgagtctaaaatattaattaaaaaaaattgtttaaatttttaaatagtaaAATGAAATAGTGATGAAAGTTGAAAAGTGGAAGGGAAACTcattaatgtttttattatgtAGTTCGAGTACTGTGCTGACTCATGtccagggccggccctaggcataggcgggctaggcccgtgcctagggcctACACTTTTTgggggcccaaaataaaaaaataaaaaatttattaggtttttatttaagtaaaatttaagtgtattataaacaacaaatattcatagcttagttggttgaggtggatGACATAATGTTCAAGGTAgggctgtacatcggtcggtttgggcggtttatcctatatattttctaactcaatctaaagttcgggttgctaaaatttaagaccaacccgcccaatttaaaaaaaaaaaaaaaatctataaaccgaccaacgatttggtcgggttaacccgcccaaaccggccaaactttttttttttagttttaaagtcaaaatcaataaaaattaaaaagataaattaaaaatatcacattccaCCAAAGTACAACACCATATATATGAATTtgaaactaataattaagtatataattttatattattatatatttaatcatttatgttatatataataaaaactaaaaagttaaaaaaaaaaatttaaaggtgCAAAATCGGATtggtcggtttaattgggcgggttggaactattttcaacccgcccaattaacagattgggctgtttgtaattttttcgggttatttcggtttgtaatttttatcggttttttcagttcggtttgggcgggttattcggtttggccggtttataattttttttgtaaagccCTAGTTCAAGGTCATGGGTTCAAATCACATAGCactcttttttagatatttttttttatatatatttttgaggaccctaaaatttaatttgtctTGCACTCGTATATTTTCAGTGTTGTCAATGCTTCGTTTCTAGAACTGCAATTGCATATCTGCTATAACATATCTTTAATTTAAACagcaattatatattttatatataaattattactaGGCATTTAAAGCACTTTTGTCCCCAAACTTTTTTACTGGGCTCACTGTAGTGATCTTCATTGTCAACGGCCTAGTTCTAACGTAGCTGTGAACTCGTTAATGGACACCCCTTTACTTGAAGACCCTGTCGATGAAAGAGATTTTCTGATAACAAAGGCTGGTTGCTTAGGATTGGGGATTGTTGCCGTTTCACTCCCAAGCATGAAAACCGCATTTGACATTGTGGGACGATCTTCTGGGTCTTCTTGTACACACAACAGTCCTACATTTATACACCTTAAGAATTCATTTGCATTACACGTTTCACGTAGCGCTGCATCCATAAAATCTAATGGCCTGTTTTCTCTCCACAATTTCCATGCCTACAAATACAATCAACAACTCGATTAAAAACTCAGTCCCGATCAGAGTAAAAATAAGGTATACTGATGTTTTTAATAACACTTACATAACCTAGAAGGCTCAACACTTGATTTGACTGATAAAACCCTGTGTTCTTTTTCCCACTAATAATCTCAAGGATGACAACTCCAAAACTGAACACGTCCGACTTGATTGAGAAAAACCCATCTAATGCATATTCTGGAGCCATATAACCACTGGACAACACCAATTGGTTCTTATTCATTAGTATATTGATCAACATAATTAGTtgaacttaaattatttaatatgaaaaaaaaaaaacaaagaaacaaataTTAAGGTGTAGGTCTTAGCTACAACAATACTCACTATGTTCCAACTACTCTTGCCGTGGTTGCCTCAGTTTGTTTGCCTCCAAAAATCCTTGCCAAGCCAAAGTCGGAAATTTTTGGGTTCATCTCTTCATCTAGTAGAAcgttacttgttttcaaatctCTATGGATAATCCTTAATCTTGAATCTTGGTGAAGATAAATAAGCCCTCTTGCAATTCCTAGTATGATGTTAAAGCGCATCTCCCATTTCAGCAGCACACACAATGTTCGATCTTCAAATGTTAAAAATATGTTTAGAAACTATAGTATTATATAACATTGGACAATgattataagaaaaatatatctttcttttagttcaaaataaaaattcgtACCAAATAGGAGGAGGTCTAAGCTTTTGTTTGGCATGTATTCATAGAGTAATATTTTTTCATCTCCTTCAATACAATAGCCTAACAGTCTAACAAGATTCCGATGCTGAAGTTTAGCAATCAACATAACCTCATTTTTAAACTCCAACAAGCCTTGTCCTGATCCACTTGAAAGCCTCTTTATGGCAATTTCTTGTCCCCCTGGAAATTTTCCCTGAGGGAAAGTTCAAACCAACCAACAATTGCAGGTCATATTTTAGCCTTGTGGTTACTATGCTAAGAATGAGTCAATCATTTTATTTACCTTATAAACTGGGCCAAACCCTCCTTGTCCAAGCTTGTTATCTTCTGAAAAGTAACTTGTAGCAACCAGTATGCTTTCCAAAACAACAAATGGTGCTTCAatgtttttcttctcttcttctttaaaTTGACCTGTCTGCATAAAGTCTACAATACTCCTCTCACTGTCATATAAGTGAAGGGCTTGATTTACTTCGATTCTTCCGCCAGTTCCTGTTTGTTAagatgattaaataaaacaagTTACTCATTATCATTTGGAggaaaaaaattcaatttgtTTATATTGACTTGCATACTTAGTACTCACCTGTTGTGTTGGCTACATTTTTTCGTCTCAGGAAATATACAAAACAAGTAGTGGAGGAGATGATCAAAGCAATCGTTACAAACCCCAAGAACACTACATAATACTTGAGTTTGGATGAAGATCCCTCAAACTATTGCCTAGAAACGTCGGTTCCTTTAATGAATATTTAACAGTATATAGATAGAGGTTAGCCTAAGGACAAGCagccatgttttttttttaataatatagaaatattattttcttctgGTATCATTTTTTCAGCTTGATTACTTTACTAACATATAAGGAAAATATATAATTCTATACAAAGAAAATGTCAAGATAGTTTTGTATTAAGATAGTACCCTCATATATGCACGTTAAGCTCTCAGAATCCCACGTAAAATGTTTAAGGCAAGTGCACCTTCTTGATCCATCTTCTTTTGCATCATTGCAATCTGAGTTTACAATCTCATCGCAGTCCGAAGTTGTCTTACAAGGTGGTCTTAGTGGTTTATTCCACTGAATTTCTAGTTCTATTATTTGTGCTCTACTAAAGAAGGGAAACATATTAGGAACGATAGAACTCTGCAAACTACTGCATCCCCTGCTTACGGTATAGCCTAAGGACTGATTGAGCATTTGCACGGAAGCTGTACAACCCAATTCTTCAGTCAACTGAACAGTGAATTTTCTGTGCACTGGATCGATGTTTGTTACTCGGTACTTGTGATGGAGAGCCTGAAAGAAAACCTCCCCAGAATTTGTGTCACATGTGAAATCGGAGTACAAAGGATCCCCACAATCAGAACTTGTGCTCAATGGATAGGGAATTATATTTGCACCACAAGCTTTACAGCTTTTTTTAAATGTTTCTGCAATGAAATAACCAAAATGAACATTTTGATGATtaatacatgaatatgaagtccatataaatatatattgattcACTCAGCGTGAGAAAAGGAGAATAAAGGGGAGTTTATACATACCTGTTTTAGATAATTCCACACGAACATTGATGTAAGATTCAGCATCATTATCATTATCCTCTTGAATATTTTCTAGTCCATCGGTCCATATCCAGCACGAGGGTCTTCTGCCCTCAGTTGTGAATAAATAAGCAGTACAGTTACAATTGTCAGAACAATGTTCCTTACATTTTTCATCATCTTCTACATCTGTTAAAGTCTTACCAGGCTTTCCCACTTTGATGTTTTTCAAATGTAAGAAATCGTTtccaaaataatttttgttgCAGGGCATAACTGATCTACTTACGCACCCATCCTTAAAGTTTCCAGAGTCCCAAGCACTTTGGTTTTTGGGTTGAAACCCAGGTAAACACCTGCACAAGACGGCATTCTTACTATTGCAGACACCAAATTCGCCACAAACTTCATAAACATGGCATGGGTCACTTGGTGATAATTTGATAGAGCAATTAACTACGCTATGAAGGCACATGTAGAATTGTATCTGTCCATTGAAGCTCATCACCAGTCTACTGTTACTGTAATTAGACACATAAGGTGATATAACCTCTCCCTTCCAACCTTTCATCATACGGTACGAATTCGAAGTATTAGTACTTGATACTCTAGTGAAATTTGTTAGAAAATAGTGTGCAATGGGTGAAATACCACCAAAACTGTCTGGATATTCTGGATTAGGCTGACTTGAACTTTTCCAAAATGTGGCTTTCGAAACCCCTCTCTGTATCATGTACGGGTACTCTTCTCTCTTAGTATCAAGCTGCAGGAAAGCAAATTCCCCCTGTTTAGGGTCATCTTGACTTGTCCATGAAGTCAACTTCATCTTCAAAGTCATCATCATACCAGGAAGAAATGTATCAGTAGGATTAAGAAAGCTTTCCCATACATGTGTTCTGCTTAACACAACACCTCTACTATAAAGTACATCACTCAAAACTAGGTTTCCAGAATCCATGAGAGTCACTTCCCTCGTGACAG includes:
- the LOC115700274 gene encoding G-type lectin S-receptor-like serine/threonine-protein kinase At4g03230, with the protein product MALFCSSPLLFFTMFMLSFIFLMCYSTDTMNLMNGPIKDSQNESLVSAGNRFELGFFTPEGSSPNKRYLGIWYYKVSPKIVVWVANRDKPLLNTNGVFVVSNDGQLKVTDEKSGDMHWRANVSSRLQPSVTREVTLMDSGNLVLSDVLYSRGVVLSRTHVWESFLNPTDTFLPGMMMTLKMKLTSWTSQDDPKQGEFAFLQLDTKREEYPYMIQRGVSKATFWKSSSQPNPEYPDSFGGISPIAHYFLTNFTRVSSTNTSNSYRMMKGWKGEVISPYVSNYSNSRLVMSFNGQIQFYMCLHSVVNCSIKLSPSDPCHVYEVCGEFGVCNSKNAVLCRCLPGFQPKNQSAWDSGNFKDGCVSRSVMPCNKNYFGNDFLHLKNIKVGKPGKTLTDVEDDEKCKEHCSDNCNCTAYLFTTEGRRPSCWIWTDGLENIQEDNDNDAESYINVRVELSKTETFKKSCKACGANIIPYPLSTSSDCGDPLYSDFTCDTNSGEVFFQALHHKYRVTNIDPVHRKFTVQLTEELGCTASVQMLNQSLGYTVSRGCSSLQSSIVPNMFPFFSRAQIIELEIQWNKPLRPPCKTTSDCDEIVNSDCNDAKEDGSRRCTCLKHFTWDSESLTCIYEGTGGRIEVNQALHLYDSERSIVDFMQTGQFKEEEKKNIEAPFVVLESILVATSYFSEDNKLGQGGFGPVYKGKFPGGQEIAIKRLSSGSGQGLLEFKNEVMLIAKLQHRNLVRLLGYCIEGDEKILLYEYMPNKSLDLLLFDRTLCVLLKWEMRFNIILGIARGLIYLHQDSRLRIIHRDLKTSNVLLDEEMNPKISDFGLARIFGGKQTEATTARVVGTYGYMAPEYALDGFFSIKSDVFSFGVVILEIISGKKNTGFYQSNQVLSLLGYAWKLWRENRPLDFMDAALRETCNANEFLRCINVGLLCVQEDPEDRPTMSNAVFMLGSETATIPNPKQPAFVIRKSLSSTGSSSKGVSINEFTATLELGR